From a region of the Kwoniella mangroviensis CBS 8507 chromosome 1 map unlocalized Ctg01, whole genome shotgun sequence genome:
- a CDS encoding allantoicase: MSYTPKQIDLETFDSKIRSSYVEVSSASLGGKVVACSDDFFASRHNLLKPNPSISMKGQFGPNGALYDGWESRRHNPSFDWVIIQLATPSTSVSYVDIDTSHFSGNEAPQSQIFALSQTELSKTATKKISPNTRGWSEILPVVDLGPNSRHIFELGNDGNQGKWGWLMVRMIPDGGMARFRAFGTPTPPALPITLQPDYRSTEPIDLVSPLIGGSIVSCSDANFSPPQNLLLPGRGIDMSDGWETRRSQHQRGKYSPEGPLAGQERKEWVIIKMGVEGVIGWVEVDTAFHPGNYPVACTIEATLSEKGSDLSQAEWTQIVSKKPLGPHRQHFFDVEKSIGEGRVWSHVRYTVYPDGGSKRLRVYGYPLSPSASLTPSASAKLNLPVLPLTYEAFEPYGQVIQGYSFPSSAPKGINVTVANQGTAAKFHRLGKIEETYPEGVGKPGGSFVGCVKAQSRLEVRNGAKMKVELLERHPYTTQAFIPLGRPANSPPPGAFIVVVALNGADDKPDLKTVRAFLATAAQGVSFDAGIWHHSLFTIGGDLEYAVIERGTPDPSSLAYVEKISPSLDTYLQIPPFPPTSLPPGTIETAHIPHPAPVHTHTQNNGHDHLKSNGHPAGSGFLSSILHHGSSSTHASNSSILDPVLITPDNFSKYGSIISSSPSSTHKDSESSPDGKTTKHNCLAPIISTYPSESGAITGISVFRATRKVGLERGRVFDVRYMERHKYTSQAFLPMGKAEWSGQSEEALDEGGEFLVIVADNGPDDKPDPKTLQSFILPPNMGLSYAPGVWHHPVLILDSTIDLACVETQISTGLHGETDDRDCELLSWEGQKVFGRVAVPSL, encoded by the exons ATGTCATACACACCTAAGCAAATTGATCTAGAGACATTCGACtcgaagatcagatcaagttATGTCG AGGTATCGTCGGCTTCTTTGGGTGGGAAAGTAGTAGCTTGCTCGGATGATTTCTTCGCTTCGAGACATAATCTGTTGAAACCCAAT CCATCAATCTCTATGAAAGGCCAGTTCGGTCCAAATGGAGCTTTATACGATGGATGGGAATCCAGAAGACATAATCCTTCTTTTGATTG GGTGATAATTCAACTTGCAACACCATCGACATCTGTATCATACGTCGATATAGACACTTCCCATTTTAGCGGTAACGAAGCTCCCCAGTCTCAGATCTTCGCTTTGTCCCAAACTGAATTATCTAAAACCGCAACGAAAAAGATCTCGCCGAATACTAGAGGTTGGAGCGAGATCTTACCTGTAGTTGACCTTGGTCCAAATAGTAGACATATCTTCGAACTTGGCAATGATGGAAACCAAGGGAAATGgggatggttgatggtaAGGATGATACCTGATGGagggatg GCAAGATTCAGAGCATTTGGTACCCCTACACCACCCGCCCTCCCCATTACCTTACAACCAGACTACCGTTCAACCGAACCTATCGACCTTGTCTCACCGCTGATAGGAGGAAGTATCGTCTCATGCTCCGATGCCAACTTCTCTCCACCTCAGAACCTCCTCTTACCTGGAAGAGGGATCGACATGTCAGATGGATGGGAGACTAGACGATCGCAACATCAAAGAGGGAAATACTCCCCCGAAGGTCCACTCGCGGgacaagaaagaaaggaatggGTGATAATCAAGATGGGAGTAGAGGGGGTGATCGGTTGGGTGGAAGTTGATACGGCGTTCCATCCTGGTAATTATCCCGTT GCGTGTACGATCGAAGCGACTCTCTCTGAGAAAGGATCGGACCTCAGTCAAGCTGAATGGACACAGATAGTCAGCAAGAAACCACTAGGACCGCATAGACAGCATTTCTTCGATGTTGAGAAGAGTATCGGTGAAGGGAGGGTCTGGAGTCATGTGAGATATACCGTTTACCCAG ATGGAGGTTCAAAACGACTCAGGGTTTACGGATACCCCCTCTCACCCTCTGCGTCTCTGACACCTTCGGCATCCGCAAAACTGAACCTGCCAGTCCTGCCTCTGACGTACGAAGCGTTCGAACCTTACGGTCAAGTGATCCAAGGATACTCTTTCCCATCGTCAGCGCCCAAGGGGATCAACGTCACTGTAGCCAACCAAGGTACAGCAGCGAAGTTCCATAGATTGGGGAAGATCGAGGAGACATATCCTGAGGGAGTGGGCAAACCCGGTGGAAGCTTTGTGGGCTGTGTGAAGGCTCAGAGTAGGTTGGAAGTGAGGAATGGAGCCAAGATGAAAGTCGAATTGTTGGAGAG ACACCCATATACTACTCAAGCGTTCATTCCTCTCGGTCGACCCGCCAACTCACCCCCTCCCGGAGCTTTCATAGTAGTAGTAGCTTTGAATGGAGCCGATGATAAACCTGACTTGAAGACTGTAAGAGCGTTTTTGGCGACTGCTGCTCAGGGTGTATCGTTCGATGCTGGTATATGGC ACCActctctcttcaccatcggAGGG GACCTCGAATACGCAGTGATCGAACGAGGAACACCCGATCCATCAAGTTTAGCATACGTCGAGAAAATCTCACCTTCGCTTGATACGTACTTGCAAATCCCACCATTCCCACCTACTTCCCTCCCACCAGGAACAATCGAGACCGCCCACATACCTCATCCAGCACCGGTCCACACTCATACACAGAACAACggacatgatcatctcaaaagCAATGGACATCCAGCAGGAAGCggtttcttatcttccatccttcatcaCGGTTCTTCGTCTACGCATGCATCGAACTCATCGATTTTGGACCCGGTATTGATCACACCTGACAACTTCAGCAAATATGGTTCGATCATTTCTAGCAGCCCTTCGTCGACTCATAAAGATTCGGAATCTTCTCCTGACGGAAAGACGACTAAACATAATTGTCTTGCGCCGATCATTTCCACTTACCCTTCTGAATCCGGCGCGATCACAGGAATATCAGTATTTAGAGCTACGAGGAAAGTCGGTTTGGAACGTGGAAGGGTGTTTGACGTTAGGTACATGGAGAGACACAAGTATACTAGTCAGGCTTTCTTACCCATGGGTAAAGCtgag TGGTCAGGTCAATCCGAAGAAGCTttagatgaaggaggagagtTCTTGGTGATCGTAGCGGATAATGGACCAG ATGATAAACCCGACCCTAAAACtcttcaatcattcatcttaCCTCCGAATATGGGATTATCCTATGCCCCAGGTGTATGGC ATCATCCTGTCTTGATACTCGACTCGACTATAGATCTAGCTTGTGTCGAAACTCAAATTTCCACTGGATTGCATGGTGAGACGGATGATAGGGATTGCGAACTTCTGTCTTGGGAGGGTCAAAAGGTCTTTGGAAGAGTTGCTGTGCCTTCTCTGTAA